ATTTCTTCTTGGCTCTTCCTGTATATGACAAGTGAGTAAAAAGCAAGTGGTTAAGCTAATTTGTCATCCGTTTGTTGCTAGCCATCGTCTTTACCTTGCCTTGTTCTTTTGAGCCCCAATGCAAATTCTAGATTTTAGCTTCTAGCTTTCCTCCACTCTGTTAGAGTTCTTACGTCATCAATGCTAAAATAGCTTTTGACTTAACTCTTTGAAATGAAAAAGCTTCTCCTGCTCACAGGGTTATTATTCATTACCTCGTGCACAAACAATTCCCCCCTAGTCTCAAATCCCCCCTCACTCTCCCCCACCACCTCCCCAACGCTCTCTTCCCCAATTCAGCATTCAGCTGTCATCCTGAGCTCGCCGAAGGACAGAATTCAGAATTTTCTCACTCTTCCCATCCAACAATATGGTGAGAGAAAAACCTTGAAAAGCTTTGGCGAATACATCCAAGATCGCTTCACTGGTTATCATGCTGCCGATGATATTGAATTTACTGATACAGAAGCACCGATACCGGTAGTAGCTATTGCTGATGGTACTGTAGAATTTATCGGCAATGTGGCAGGCTATGGCGGTGTGATACGTATTTTGCATCATTTAAATGCCAGCAAAGTGCATGCTATCTATGGCCATATCGCTCTCAGCTCTACTCAGCTAAAAGCTGGTGACCCAGTTCGTTCAGGTCAAAAAATTGCTGAGCTCGGTAAAGGCAATAATGAAGAAACTGATGGCGAAAGAAAACATTTACATTTTGGCCTTTACGCTGGCGAAGAAGAAAGAATTAATGGCTATGAACAGACGGTGGCAGGATTAGAAAAGTGGCTTAACCCACAAGACTTCTTTACTCAATACGAGGTAGCGATCAATCATCCTAGTCGCACCTTTGATCCTCAGAAAGAAATTGGTGGTAATGATTTTAAATTAAACTTTACCATCCCAGCTGAATGGGAAGTTGAATACATTCCATCTCTGAAAGCATTGAATCTTTACACGATGCACGGTGCTGGCTCTGCTCGAGAAAGATCTCAAATCTTCATTCGTTTCTTTGATGCGGCTAGATTCCTTACTTTGACTACAGTAAATGTACTACAAACAAAAGATCTGACCGTCGGCAAAAATAACTACCTGGCTAAGCAGTATGAAATTGAAAAGAAAGCTGGCGTTAATAACTTTCCTGAGCAACCAACTTGGCGGAATCAAAAGCATATTGTGACCGATTTCCGCGATAAAGATGGCCAAACACGATACTATGTTGTAGCCAAAAGTCCGACATTGAGTGACAGTATCTATCAAGAATTATTAGCTAGCATGCAGATTATTCCTTGAAACGAACTAAGATCAAACCGTTAAAAACCAAATATGATATCTGGTGACAAGCCTGTTTGATTGGAGCCATTGTAATAATTACCGCTGGCACAAGGAAATAACACAACCTGTTGAGCCTCTCTGAAATAGCTTAGATAATCTGCAGCAAGCTCATGAACTCCTTGCTTTTGCATAGCCTGTAATTCTTGTAAGGCAAAAGGTGTAAGCACGATCTTCCAAACCAGCTTACCAACAAAGCCTGCATCTATAAGCGCACAAGCTATTGTCATCACACGTTCTGACTCTTGCTTATCCACACGCAATACTCTGCTACGAGGAACGATTAGCGCGTAAATATGATCAAAAGAAAACACTTCATTAGACTCACAAAATAAAACCCCGCGCGCTAAGACCTCAGTGATATCAGTAGTCACTAAGTGGAAATTAGTAAGATCGAAACTGGGCGAGTTTTTTAGTGAGTATCTTTGAGGCATACGATAAAAAAGGACATGAAGAGAATACAATTCTCGGACTAAGTGAGCAAACAACTCAAGTGATTTGTTTAATTTTTCTTTCCCACAATAACCTGAATAGCTTGAGGAATTATCTTGATGCTAATAGGTAAATTACCAATAATATCACCATCACCCTGCACTGGCAGTACACAGTCACAACTTATCTGCACTTGGGTGAGATCATGCAAAGACTCCAGCACATGCTTATTGGCAGGATAATGAAAAATTCTACTGCCTAACACATGGAGCATGTCCCAAATACTTTTTGACTTAAGGATAAAAATACTAAATGTACCGTCAACAATTGACACTTTTGTGCTCATCCGTAGTTTTTTATTCAACACGGCACCTGTATTGGCAACCACGATATTTGTAGCGGGAACCAAATAGCTTTTCATGCCCGTATCAAGAGTAAATTGATAAGGATGGAGACGAAATAAAGTTTTAATTCCTTGCCACCAATAAGCCCATACACCCAAAAGCTTTTTGAGACGACGCGAAGTTTGCTTGATTGCAATAGAATTCAACCCGACATCAATAGTCGTAAAAAATACTCCTTGAGTACTTTTAAAACTATCAATTCTCAAGATATTTTCCTCAGCTAAAACCACTTGAAGGGCCTCAGGATACGTGAGCGGCAAATCTAATTCATGAGCGAGCACATTGGCTGATCCCAAGGGTATAATACCTACTCGACAGTCACTGTGTAAAAGAGGTGTAGCCAGCAAAGAGAATGTACCATCTCCTCCACAAGCAATAAAATGATTGTAACCAGCAGCTATTTTTTGCTTGATCAATACCTCCATATCTACTTTTTCTTGGCATTGATAAAATTCACATTCAATTCTATCGCCTACCTGATCAAAAAAAAGTCTGTGAATATCATTAATAACGGATACCTCAATATGACGAGCAAAAAAGAAAAAGTACTTTGGTGACATGAGATACAACAAAAATACGGTCTAATATTAATAGATTATCATAAAAATTAATGGCCTTTATGGTTTACCCAAAACCCCTACTAAATCACGAAAAACTCGCTCCAGAGCAGTACGTTCAAAATCTTCTGCTCGAGACTTATAAGCACTATCGACATCAGCCACCAAGGGACCTTTAAGACGTGCTATATAAGCACTTTTAATATCATTTATTGCATCCTTTAAGCCGACAGAATCTTGATCAATATCCTGAATAGAACGATCGGCAATGGTCTCTAGCTTAGCAGTGACCACTGTTTGCAATCGCATAGTAAAAGTTTGTGGGCTAATATTTTCAGCATTAAGCTCCAAGGAGCTCAAATCAAAAAAGTAGGTACCAAGATGACCTGTTTTTTTCTTATCATTAAGAATATCTCGGAACCAAGTACTATATTTATCTTTATTAGCAGGTACTGTCACATCCACAGCAGCTCTAGTCCATTCTATGGAACGTTGTTCAATATAGCGCTTAAAAGGATCATTACTATCAACCAACAGACCATTTTCTACCAGATCAGAAGAAGAGACCGCAGGCAAATCATCAGTTACCCGGCTTTCCATCGTTCTCACTTCAGAAGTCCTGACATCACTATCCAAAGCTTTTAATTCTTTAATCGCCTCGCCCTCAGCACGGACAAAGCTACTCCAACGATCTAGCCAACGAGGCAATAAGACTTGGGCTGTAGGTAGAGTAACACTCCATACTTCATTGAGAGAAAAATTCATATGGATTTAATTAGTCATGGTCATTGTAAGCATCATTTTTGATCGAAACAAGCATCTATAACTTATGGATTGCTTTCCGCACCTGCTGTTCACTTACTTCATTTTTGATCGCGATCTCTTCAATCGCCCGAACCACACTTTTGGGCTTAGGTATATCTGACAAGTATACTTCTTCCCCACC
The Candidatus Abawacabacteria bacterium genome window above contains:
- a CDS encoding M23 family metallopeptidase, translating into MKKLLLLTGLLFITSCTNNSPLVSNPPSLSPTTSPTLSSPIQHSAVILSSPKDRIQNFLTLPIQQYGERKTLKSFGEYIQDRFTGYHAADDIEFTDTEAPIPVVAIADGTVEFIGNVAGYGGVIRILHHLNASKVHAIYGHIALSSTQLKAGDPVRSGQKIAELGKGNNEETDGERKHLHFGLYAGEEERINGYEQTVAGLEKWLNPQDFFTQYEVAINHPSRTFDPQKEIGGNDFKLNFTIPAEWEVEYIPSLKALNLYTMHGAGSARERSQIFIRFFDAARFLTLTTVNVLQTKDLTVGKNNYLAKQYEIEKKAGVNNFPEQPTWRNQKHIVTDFRDKDGQTRYYVVAKSPTLSDSIYQELLASMQIIP